A portion of the Vespa velutina chromosome 5, iVesVel2.1, whole genome shotgun sequence genome contains these proteins:
- the LOC124949465 gene encoding uncharacterized protein LOC124949465 isoform X3: protein MWWLFLLSYVISGNALKLAAYISAGGLHGEVRFEQKTENSIRIRFALQTTLQYPDQQWFWSITQFPVDYTVIDDRCSRRHLGESIIDLTDLVGPLEMPGNETGSVEVPGVTLTGEKGLWGKGLLLKDSYTSRIICASITVFEKNTEKFAEARFYGPVAGTVWFRWLGGQAGDNTTDTIIYADLHHINNQKLQVDYTEHHWKIYVTDIFNIGKDKSNCNILQTVFDPDNAGPGKSIGDVDMRLGKIKVAVKQSPKYKTSYRDPELSLLPADLLGPHRLLYLVIFHPTHDDSFLACAKINHRKPILAKTLISSRGIKGEMTLSQETPFNPTWINISLTPVNLETRLRYATKVAYYRIHELPPEPAKFLEDIGEPCLTTKNMYNPTKIDEKTVPPAGLGTQDQYSIGDLSGKLQGRKEGSYHTDILPGSAKLHGIYWDVYLPLSGIHSIVHRSLVIHKYNETDNKGIIPWVCGTFALHLPQNAGQIPMFTAQVIFRYPIVGKIIFRQPKNNPEADTTIIIENLVHADGSALNNSAEHRWMVHDNPPGKDYYNWTGRCLSAGAPYNPHKIDWDPNHTKYCSTVEVSLCRLGDLTRHGKLEIAGKKVYGPLLTRKLFTDTMLPLSGRNSILGKSLVIYDDHGPIARGERLACSTIGGLYRLKAIAKDWFGNGEPVHIRGKLEFIQQSEYDVTDIEINLEGLGGKMSGYHIHMTPVEIDLEFPCEATSLYNYWNPLGVNSSNIPGSREGTSDQYEMGDLSGKFGTLDNRKKYITSYNDTLLPLFGPRSIFGHSVVIHKKEKNLRWACSTIERGYAPSEAVELRAIASFHHPQGFAYGYVKMSQLAYKDGSQSETVIEVKLRHPGNHDRNITKNHNWAIYVNPVGVDAAVKVKDTRCVAGGYIWNPYFTQLADPLNEDLYRQECGPDLPLRCQVGDISSRLGPINIGMERRVFTDPNFPLDGPVSAMGKSIVIMDRDFGNNRFACANIEPDNDIVKYANIRKPPRFVVAQFLEDVRKVMGIPEWMLSIDSRKTKILHNGACIQFLIHFKGPIANKLEQDFSKLMSTGKLEAPSLYIPGYIPSKRKATLGHRQCGVRDPNDKNFNLFKSCSISLAPGLIIILLLVFVNRLI from the exons ATGTGGTggctttttttattaagttatG TGATATCAGGAAATGCACTCAAGCTAGCGGCTTATATATCCGCTGGTGGTCTTCATGGAGAGGTCCGATTTGAACAAAAAACAGAGAATTCGATAAGAATTCGATTCGCTTTACAAACGACACTTCAGTATCCAGATCAACAATGGTTCTGGTCTATTACACAATTTCCTGTCGACTACACAGTCATAGACGATCGATGCAGTCGTCGTCATCTTGGAGAAAG CATAATCGATCTGACGGATCTAGTTGGTCCATTGGAAATGCCTGGGAATGAAACAGGTTCTGTTGAAGTTCCAGGTGTAACTCTAACTGGTGAAAAGGGATTATGGGGTAAAGGTCTGTTACTAAAAGACTCCTATACGTCCAGAATAATCTGTGCTTCTATCACG GTTTTTGAGAAAAATACAGAGAAATTCGCCGAAGCTCGTTTTTACGGCCCAGTAGCTGGAACAGTTTGGTTCCGATGGCTTGGTGGTCAAGCTGGTGACAATACCACCGATACTATCATTTATGCCGATTTGCATCATATCAATAACCAAAAGTTACAAGTAGATTATACAGAACATCACTGGAAAATTTATGTGActgatatttttaacattggcaaag ATAAATCAAATTGCAATATACTTCAAACAGTTTTCGATCCAGATAATGCTGGTCCTGGCAAATCTATCGGTGATGTTGACATGCGTTTGGGTAAAATAAAAGTTGCCGTAAAACAAAGTCCAAAATACAAGACTTCTTATAGAGATCCAGAATTATCACTCCTACCGGCTGATCTTCTTGGACCACATCGATTATTGTACTTAGTTATTTTTCACCCTACGCACGACGACTCGTTTTTGGCTTGTGCTAAGATCAATCATCGCAAACCGATTCTTGCTAA AACATTAATTAGCTCTCGTGGCATAAAAGGTGAGATGACATTAAGCCAAGAAACTCCGTTTAACCCGACATGGATCAATATATCTCTTACACCAGTCAATTTAGAAACGAGACTGCGTTATGCCACCAAAGTAGCATATTATAGGATACATGAACTACCACCTGAACCAGCTAAATTTTTAGAGGATATCGGAGAACCGTGTTTGACAACTAAAAACATGTACAATCCAACTAAGATAGACGAGAAGACAGTACCACCAGCAGGTTTAGGAACTCAGGATCAATATAGCATTGGTGATTTGTCAGGAAAGCTTCAAGGTCGTAAGGAAGGATCTTATCATACTGATATTTTACCTGGAAGTGCAAAATTGCATGGTATCTATTGGGACGTATATCTGCCACTGTCAGGAATTCATAGTATCGTTCATCGGTCTCTTGTAATTCACAA gtATAATGAAACTGATAATAAAGGTATAATACCATGGGTATGTGGTACTTTTGCTCTTCATTTACCACAAAATGCAGGACAAATCCCTATGTTTACGGCACAAGTAATCTTTAGATATCCAATAgtaggaaaaataatattccgtCAACCAAAAAACAATCCTGAAGCTGATACAactattataattgaaaatttagtTCATGCCGATGGCAGTGCACTGAATAATTCAGCCGAGCACAG aTGGATGGTACACGATAATCCTCCtggaaaagattattataattggaCTGGCAGATGTCTAAGCGCTGGTGCACCTTACAATCCTCATAAA atcgaCTGGGATCCAAATCATACGAAATATTGTTCAACAGTTGAAGTCTCGTTATGTCGATTGGGTGACCTTACGAGACATGGAAAACTCGAAATTGCTGGGAAAAAGGTCTATGGGCCTCTTCTAACTCGAAAACTCTTTACAGATACGATGTTGCCACTTTCTGGACGAAATAGTATTTTAGGAAAGAGTTTAGTAATTTACGATGATCATGGACCAATCGCAAGAGGAGAAAGACTCGCTTGTTCGAc GATCGGTGGATTATATAGATTAAAAGCAATTGCTAAAGATTGGTTTGGTAATGGTGAACCTGTTCATATAAGAGGAAAATTGGAATTCATTCAACAAAGCGAATACGATGTCACGGACATTGAAATTAATCTTGAAGGACTTGGTGGAAAAATGAGCGGATATCACATACATATG ACTCCGGTAGAAATAGATTTAGAATTCCCTTGCGAAGCTAcatctttatataattactgGAATCCGTTGGGTGTGAATTCAAGTAACATTCCAGGCTCTAGAGAAGGTACATCGGATCAATATGAAATGGGAGACCTTAGCGGAAAATTTGGTACTTTagataacagaaaaaaatatataacgagTTACAACGACACCTTGCTTCCATTGTTCGGACCTAGAAGCATTTTTGGTCACAGTGTAGtgattcataaaaaagaaaaaaatctaag atGGGCCTGTTCTACGATAGAAAGAGGATATGCACCATCTGAAGCGGTAGAATTACGAGCAATTGCTTCGTTCCATCATCCACAAGGATTTGCATATGGTTATGTTAAAatg tcacAGCTGGCATATAAAGATGGTAGTCAAAGTGAAACAGTAATTGAAGTCAAGTTACGACATCCAGGAAATCATGATcgtaatatt aCAAAGAATCACAATTGGGCTATATACGTTAATCCTGTTGGAGTGGATGCAGctgtaaaagtaaaagatactAGATGTGTCGCAGGTGGATACATATGGAATCCTTATTTTACTCAATTAGCAGATCCTttgaat GAAGATCTGTATAGACAAGAATGTGGTCCTGATTTGCCTTTAAGATGCCAAGTAGGAGACATTTCATCTCGTTTGGGACCAATCAATATAGGAATGGAAAGACGAGTTTTCACAGATCCAAATTTTCCATTAGATGGGCCAGTTTCTGCGATGGGAAaatcaatcgttattatggacaGAGATTTTGGAAATAATAGATTTGCTTGTGCTAATATTGAACCGGACAACGATATAGtaaaatatgcaaatataaGAAAACCACCTCGTTTTGTCGT aGCACAATTCTTAGAAGATGTAAGAAAAGTAATGGGTATTCCTGAATGGATGTTATCTATCGATAGCagaaaaactaaaatattaCACAATGGAGCTTGTATTCAATTTTTGATACACTTTAAAG GTCCAATAGCCAATAAATTAGAACAGGATTTTAGTAAATTAATGTCGACTGGGAAATTAGAAGCTCCAAGTTTATATATACCAGGATATATACCGTCAAAGAGAAAAGCAACATTAGGGCATCGGCAATGCGGAGTACGAGATCCTAATGAcaaaa attttaatttgtttaaaagttgttCCATTTCTCTCGCACCAGGATTGATTATAATACTCCTACTAGTCTTTGTAAATAgactaatttaa
- the LOC124949465 gene encoding uncharacterized protein LOC124949465 isoform X4 gives MPGNETGSVEVPGVTLTGEKGLWGKGLLLKDSYTSRIICASITVFEKNTEKFAEARFYGPVAGTVWFRWLGGQAGDNTTDTIIYADLHHINNQKLQVDYTEHHWKIYVTDIFNIGKDKSNCNILQTVFDPDNAGPGKSIGDVDMRLGKIKVAVKQSPKYKTSYRDPELSLLPADLLGPHRLLYLVIFHPTHDDSFLACAKINHRKPILAKTLISSRGIKGEMTLSQETPFNPTWINISLTPVNLETRLRYATKVAYYRIHELPPEPAKFLEDIGEPCLTTKNMYNPTKIDEKTVPPAGLGTQDQYSIGDLSGKLQGRKEGSYHTDILPGSAKLHGIYWDVYLPLSGIHSIVHRSLVIHKYNETDNKGIIPWVCGTFALHLPQNAGQIPMFTAQVIFRYPIVGKIIFRQPKNNPEADTTIIIENLVHADGSALNNSAEHRWMVHDNPPGKDYYNWTGRCLSAGAPYNPHKIDWDPNHTKYCSTVEVSLCRLGDLTRHGKLEIAGKKVYGPLLTRKLFTDTMLPLSGRNSILGKSLVIYDDHGPIARGERLACSTIGGLYRLKAIAKDWFGNGEPVHIRGKLEFIQQSEYDVTDIEINLEGLGGKMSGYHIHMTPVEIDLEFPCEATSLYNYWNPLGVNSSNIPGSREGTSDQYEMGDLSGKFGTLDNRKKYITSYNDTLLPLFGPRSIFGHSVVIHKKEKNLRWACSTIERGYAPSEAVELRAIASFHHPQGFAYGYVKMSQLAYKDGSQSETVIEVKLRHPGNHDRNITKNHNWAIYVNPVGVDAAVKVKDTRCVAGGYIWNPYFTQLADPLNEDLYRQECGPDLPLRCQVGDISSRLGPINIGMERRVFTDPNFPLDGPVSAMGKSIVIMDRDFGNNRFACANIEPDNDIVKYANIRKPPRFVVAQFLEDVRKVMGIPEWMLSIDSRKTKILHNGACIQFLIHFKGPIANKLEQDFSKLMSTGKLEAPSLYIPGYIPSKRKATLGHRQCGVRDPNDKNFNLFKSCSISLAPGLIIILLLVFVNRLI, from the exons ATGCCTGGGAATGAAACAGGTTCTGTTGAAGTTCCAGGTGTAACTCTAACTGGTGAAAAGGGATTATGGGGTAAAGGTCTGTTACTAAAAGACTCCTATACGTCCAGAATAATCTGTGCTTCTATCACG GTTTTTGAGAAAAATACAGAGAAATTCGCCGAAGCTCGTTTTTACGGCCCAGTAGCTGGAACAGTTTGGTTCCGATGGCTTGGTGGTCAAGCTGGTGACAATACCACCGATACTATCATTTATGCCGATTTGCATCATATCAATAACCAAAAGTTACAAGTAGATTATACAGAACATCACTGGAAAATTTATGTGActgatatttttaacattggcaaag ATAAATCAAATTGCAATATACTTCAAACAGTTTTCGATCCAGATAATGCTGGTCCTGGCAAATCTATCGGTGATGTTGACATGCGTTTGGGTAAAATAAAAGTTGCCGTAAAACAAAGTCCAAAATACAAGACTTCTTATAGAGATCCAGAATTATCACTCCTACCGGCTGATCTTCTTGGACCACATCGATTATTGTACTTAGTTATTTTTCACCCTACGCACGACGACTCGTTTTTGGCTTGTGCTAAGATCAATCATCGCAAACCGATTCTTGCTAA AACATTAATTAGCTCTCGTGGCATAAAAGGTGAGATGACATTAAGCCAAGAAACTCCGTTTAACCCGACATGGATCAATATATCTCTTACACCAGTCAATTTAGAAACGAGACTGCGTTATGCCACCAAAGTAGCATATTATAGGATACATGAACTACCACCTGAACCAGCTAAATTTTTAGAGGATATCGGAGAACCGTGTTTGACAACTAAAAACATGTACAATCCAACTAAGATAGACGAGAAGACAGTACCACCAGCAGGTTTAGGAACTCAGGATCAATATAGCATTGGTGATTTGTCAGGAAAGCTTCAAGGTCGTAAGGAAGGATCTTATCATACTGATATTTTACCTGGAAGTGCAAAATTGCATGGTATCTATTGGGACGTATATCTGCCACTGTCAGGAATTCATAGTATCGTTCATCGGTCTCTTGTAATTCACAA gtATAATGAAACTGATAATAAAGGTATAATACCATGGGTATGTGGTACTTTTGCTCTTCATTTACCACAAAATGCAGGACAAATCCCTATGTTTACGGCACAAGTAATCTTTAGATATCCAATAgtaggaaaaataatattccgtCAACCAAAAAACAATCCTGAAGCTGATACAactattataattgaaaatttagtTCATGCCGATGGCAGTGCACTGAATAATTCAGCCGAGCACAG aTGGATGGTACACGATAATCCTCCtggaaaagattattataattggaCTGGCAGATGTCTAAGCGCTGGTGCACCTTACAATCCTCATAAA atcgaCTGGGATCCAAATCATACGAAATATTGTTCAACAGTTGAAGTCTCGTTATGTCGATTGGGTGACCTTACGAGACATGGAAAACTCGAAATTGCTGGGAAAAAGGTCTATGGGCCTCTTCTAACTCGAAAACTCTTTACAGATACGATGTTGCCACTTTCTGGACGAAATAGTATTTTAGGAAAGAGTTTAGTAATTTACGATGATCATGGACCAATCGCAAGAGGAGAAAGACTCGCTTGTTCGAc GATCGGTGGATTATATAGATTAAAAGCAATTGCTAAAGATTGGTTTGGTAATGGTGAACCTGTTCATATAAGAGGAAAATTGGAATTCATTCAACAAAGCGAATACGATGTCACGGACATTGAAATTAATCTTGAAGGACTTGGTGGAAAAATGAGCGGATATCACATACATATG ACTCCGGTAGAAATAGATTTAGAATTCCCTTGCGAAGCTAcatctttatataattactgGAATCCGTTGGGTGTGAATTCAAGTAACATTCCAGGCTCTAGAGAAGGTACATCGGATCAATATGAAATGGGAGACCTTAGCGGAAAATTTGGTACTTTagataacagaaaaaaatatataacgagTTACAACGACACCTTGCTTCCATTGTTCGGACCTAGAAGCATTTTTGGTCACAGTGTAGtgattcataaaaaagaaaaaaatctaag atGGGCCTGTTCTACGATAGAAAGAGGATATGCACCATCTGAAGCGGTAGAATTACGAGCAATTGCTTCGTTCCATCATCCACAAGGATTTGCATATGGTTATGTTAAAatg tcacAGCTGGCATATAAAGATGGTAGTCAAAGTGAAACAGTAATTGAAGTCAAGTTACGACATCCAGGAAATCATGATcgtaatatt aCAAAGAATCACAATTGGGCTATATACGTTAATCCTGTTGGAGTGGATGCAGctgtaaaagtaaaagatactAGATGTGTCGCAGGTGGATACATATGGAATCCTTATTTTACTCAATTAGCAGATCCTttgaat GAAGATCTGTATAGACAAGAATGTGGTCCTGATTTGCCTTTAAGATGCCAAGTAGGAGACATTTCATCTCGTTTGGGACCAATCAATATAGGAATGGAAAGACGAGTTTTCACAGATCCAAATTTTCCATTAGATGGGCCAGTTTCTGCGATGGGAAaatcaatcgttattatggacaGAGATTTTGGAAATAATAGATTTGCTTGTGCTAATATTGAACCGGACAACGATATAGtaaaatatgcaaatataaGAAAACCACCTCGTTTTGTCGT aGCACAATTCTTAGAAGATGTAAGAAAAGTAATGGGTATTCCTGAATGGATGTTATCTATCGATAGCagaaaaactaaaatattaCACAATGGAGCTTGTATTCAATTTTTGATACACTTTAAAG GTCCAATAGCCAATAAATTAGAACAGGATTTTAGTAAATTAATGTCGACTGGGAAATTAGAAGCTCCAAGTTTATATATACCAGGATATATACCGTCAAAGAGAAAAGCAACATTAGGGCATCGGCAATGCGGAGTACGAGATCCTAATGAcaaaa attttaatttgtttaaaagttgttCCATTTCTCTCGCACCAGGATTGATTATAATACTCCTACTAGTCTTTGTAAATAgactaatttaa
- the LOC124949465 gene encoding uncharacterized protein LOC124949465 isoform X2 encodes MTTFMCHFASNGTTAPFHLHPLRGILRSSDHRFVISGNALKLAAYISAGGLHGEVRFEQKTENSIRIRFALQTTLQYPDQQWFWSITQFPVDYTVIDDRCSRRHLGESIIDLTDLVGPLEMPGNETGSVEVPGVTLTGEKGLWGKGLLLKDSYTSRIICASITVFEKNTEKFAEARFYGPVAGTVWFRWLGGQAGDNTTDTIIYADLHHINNQKLQVDYTEHHWKIYVTDIFNIGKDKSNCNILQTVFDPDNAGPGKSIGDVDMRLGKIKVAVKQSPKYKTSYRDPELSLLPADLLGPHRLLYLVIFHPTHDDSFLACAKINHRKPILAKTLISSRGIKGEMTLSQETPFNPTWINISLTPVNLETRLRYATKVAYYRIHELPPEPAKFLEDIGEPCLTTKNMYNPTKIDEKTVPPAGLGTQDQYSIGDLSGKLQGRKEGSYHTDILPGSAKLHGIYWDVYLPLSGIHSIVHRSLVIHKYNETDNKGIIPWVCGTFALHLPQNAGQIPMFTAQVIFRYPIVGKIIFRQPKNNPEADTTIIIENLVHADGSALNNSAEHRWMVHDNPPGKDYYNWTGRCLSAGAPYNPHKIDWDPNHTKYCSTVEVSLCRLGDLTRHGKLEIAGKKVYGPLLTRKLFTDTMLPLSGRNSILGKSLVIYDDHGPIARGERLACSTIGGLYRLKAIAKDWFGNGEPVHIRGKLEFIQQSEYDVTDIEINLEGLGGKMSGYHIHMTPVEIDLEFPCEATSLYNYWNPLGVNSSNIPGSREGTSDQYEMGDLSGKFGTLDNRKKYITSYNDTLLPLFGPRSIFGHSVVIHKKEKNLRWACSTIERGYAPSEAVELRAIASFHHPQGFAYGYVKMSQLAYKDGSQSETVIEVKLRHPGNHDRNITKNHNWAIYVNPVGVDAAVKVKDTRCVAGGYIWNPYFTQLADPLNEDLYRQECGPDLPLRCQVGDISSRLGPINIGMERRVFTDPNFPLDGPVSAMGKSIVIMDRDFGNNRFACANIEPDNDIVKYANIRKPPRFVVAQFLEDVRKVMGIPEWMLSIDSRKTKILHNGACIQFLIHFKGPIANKLEQDFSKLMSTGKLEAPSLYIPGYIPSKRKATLGHRQCGVRDPNDKNFNLFKSCSISLAPGLIIILLLVFVNRLI; translated from the exons TGATATCAGGAAATGCACTCAAGCTAGCGGCTTATATATCCGCTGGTGGTCTTCATGGAGAGGTCCGATTTGAACAAAAAACAGAGAATTCGATAAGAATTCGATTCGCTTTACAAACGACACTTCAGTATCCAGATCAACAATGGTTCTGGTCTATTACACAATTTCCTGTCGACTACACAGTCATAGACGATCGATGCAGTCGTCGTCATCTTGGAGAAAG CATAATCGATCTGACGGATCTAGTTGGTCCATTGGAAATGCCTGGGAATGAAACAGGTTCTGTTGAAGTTCCAGGTGTAACTCTAACTGGTGAAAAGGGATTATGGGGTAAAGGTCTGTTACTAAAAGACTCCTATACGTCCAGAATAATCTGTGCTTCTATCACG GTTTTTGAGAAAAATACAGAGAAATTCGCCGAAGCTCGTTTTTACGGCCCAGTAGCTGGAACAGTTTGGTTCCGATGGCTTGGTGGTCAAGCTGGTGACAATACCACCGATACTATCATTTATGCCGATTTGCATCATATCAATAACCAAAAGTTACAAGTAGATTATACAGAACATCACTGGAAAATTTATGTGActgatatttttaacattggcaaag ATAAATCAAATTGCAATATACTTCAAACAGTTTTCGATCCAGATAATGCTGGTCCTGGCAAATCTATCGGTGATGTTGACATGCGTTTGGGTAAAATAAAAGTTGCCGTAAAACAAAGTCCAAAATACAAGACTTCTTATAGAGATCCAGAATTATCACTCCTACCGGCTGATCTTCTTGGACCACATCGATTATTGTACTTAGTTATTTTTCACCCTACGCACGACGACTCGTTTTTGGCTTGTGCTAAGATCAATCATCGCAAACCGATTCTTGCTAA AACATTAATTAGCTCTCGTGGCATAAAAGGTGAGATGACATTAAGCCAAGAAACTCCGTTTAACCCGACATGGATCAATATATCTCTTACACCAGTCAATTTAGAAACGAGACTGCGTTATGCCACCAAAGTAGCATATTATAGGATACATGAACTACCACCTGAACCAGCTAAATTTTTAGAGGATATCGGAGAACCGTGTTTGACAACTAAAAACATGTACAATCCAACTAAGATAGACGAGAAGACAGTACCACCAGCAGGTTTAGGAACTCAGGATCAATATAGCATTGGTGATTTGTCAGGAAAGCTTCAAGGTCGTAAGGAAGGATCTTATCATACTGATATTTTACCTGGAAGTGCAAAATTGCATGGTATCTATTGGGACGTATATCTGCCACTGTCAGGAATTCATAGTATCGTTCATCGGTCTCTTGTAATTCACAA gtATAATGAAACTGATAATAAAGGTATAATACCATGGGTATGTGGTACTTTTGCTCTTCATTTACCACAAAATGCAGGACAAATCCCTATGTTTACGGCACAAGTAATCTTTAGATATCCAATAgtaggaaaaataatattccgtCAACCAAAAAACAATCCTGAAGCTGATACAactattataattgaaaatttagtTCATGCCGATGGCAGTGCACTGAATAATTCAGCCGAGCACAG aTGGATGGTACACGATAATCCTCCtggaaaagattattataattggaCTGGCAGATGTCTAAGCGCTGGTGCACCTTACAATCCTCATAAA atcgaCTGGGATCCAAATCATACGAAATATTGTTCAACAGTTGAAGTCTCGTTATGTCGATTGGGTGACCTTACGAGACATGGAAAACTCGAAATTGCTGGGAAAAAGGTCTATGGGCCTCTTCTAACTCGAAAACTCTTTACAGATACGATGTTGCCACTTTCTGGACGAAATAGTATTTTAGGAAAGAGTTTAGTAATTTACGATGATCATGGACCAATCGCAAGAGGAGAAAGACTCGCTTGTTCGAc GATCGGTGGATTATATAGATTAAAAGCAATTGCTAAAGATTGGTTTGGTAATGGTGAACCTGTTCATATAAGAGGAAAATTGGAATTCATTCAACAAAGCGAATACGATGTCACGGACATTGAAATTAATCTTGAAGGACTTGGTGGAAAAATGAGCGGATATCACATACATATG ACTCCGGTAGAAATAGATTTAGAATTCCCTTGCGAAGCTAcatctttatataattactgGAATCCGTTGGGTGTGAATTCAAGTAACATTCCAGGCTCTAGAGAAGGTACATCGGATCAATATGAAATGGGAGACCTTAGCGGAAAATTTGGTACTTTagataacagaaaaaaatatataacgagTTACAACGACACCTTGCTTCCATTGTTCGGACCTAGAAGCATTTTTGGTCACAGTGTAGtgattcataaaaaagaaaaaaatctaag atGGGCCTGTTCTACGATAGAAAGAGGATATGCACCATCTGAAGCGGTAGAATTACGAGCAATTGCTTCGTTCCATCATCCACAAGGATTTGCATATGGTTATGTTAAAatg tcacAGCTGGCATATAAAGATGGTAGTCAAAGTGAAACAGTAATTGAAGTCAAGTTACGACATCCAGGAAATCATGATcgtaatatt aCAAAGAATCACAATTGGGCTATATACGTTAATCCTGTTGGAGTGGATGCAGctgtaaaagtaaaagatactAGATGTGTCGCAGGTGGATACATATGGAATCCTTATTTTACTCAATTAGCAGATCCTttgaat GAAGATCTGTATAGACAAGAATGTGGTCCTGATTTGCCTTTAAGATGCCAAGTAGGAGACATTTCATCTCGTTTGGGACCAATCAATATAGGAATGGAAAGACGAGTTTTCACAGATCCAAATTTTCCATTAGATGGGCCAGTTTCTGCGATGGGAAaatcaatcgttattatggacaGAGATTTTGGAAATAATAGATTTGCTTGTGCTAATATTGAACCGGACAACGATATAGtaaaatatgcaaatataaGAAAACCACCTCGTTTTGTCGT aGCACAATTCTTAGAAGATGTAAGAAAAGTAATGGGTATTCCTGAATGGATGTTATCTATCGATAGCagaaaaactaaaatattaCACAATGGAGCTTGTATTCAATTTTTGATACACTTTAAAG GTCCAATAGCCAATAAATTAGAACAGGATTTTAGTAAATTAATGTCGACTGGGAAATTAGAAGCTCCAAGTTTATATATACCAGGATATATACCGTCAAAGAGAAAAGCAACATTAGGGCATCGGCAATGCGGAGTACGAGATCCTAATGAcaaaa attttaatttgtttaaaagttgttCCATTTCTCTCGCACCAGGATTGATTATAATACTCCTACTAGTCTTTGTAAATAgactaatttaa